The following nucleotide sequence is from Methanofastidiosum sp..
GCTGTTGTGTATAGGCAGAATATTATTGATTATGTCCTGCGTGGAATGCATGTAGCCTATCCTCCAACCCGTCATTGAATAAGCTTTTGAAAATCCAGAAAGTGTTATGATATTATCCTTTCCATATTTTGCAATGCTTTCATGCTTCTTTTCAAAAACAATGTAATCATAAATTTCATCTGAAATTACAAGAAAATCTTGATTCACAGCCATATTTTGAAGCTTCTTCAACTGCATCCCATCATAGATTTTTCCTGTAGGGTTGTTTGGCACATTAATAAGCAATGCTTTTGTTCTTTCATCGATTGAATCTTCTATAGCCCCCATATCGAGCGAGAAGTCACCTTCTTTACAAGGAACTTCAATAACATCTGCCCCTACAAACTCCGACATTATCCTAAAAAATGGATGTGAGGGCGTGGGAATTATTACTTTATCTCCTTTTTCTAAATAACTTAGCAGAGATATTGATATTCCTTCACTTACTCCAACAGTTACAAGGACCTCTTCAGGTGTGGCATCAATTTTATTGTAGTCTCTCATCTTGTTTGCCAGAGCAACTCTCAACTCTTCAATTCCACGAGAAAGGGTGTATTTTGTATGGCCCTCATCAAGAGCCTTCTTTGCAGCGTTAATAACTGGCAAGGGTGTCTTAAAGACGGGTTTTCCCTGCCCCATGTTTATAAGACCTTCTACTTTTTTAGCAAGTTCATTCATTTCTTCAATGCCTGATAATTTTATCTTTGAGACTCCAGATGCAACTTTTACCATACCTGTTACTTAGTAAAAATTATATTTAATAATATCGGTATAACCTTAAAAACAAATCATATTTAGTTTT
It contains:
- a CDS encoding aminotransferase class I/II-fold pyridoxal phosphate-dependent enzyme, which produces MVKVASGVSKIKLSGIEEMNELAKKVEGLINMGQGKPVFKTPLPVINAAKKALDEGHTKYTLSRGIEELRVALANKMRDYNKIDATPEEVLVTVGVSEGISISLLSYLEKGDKVIIPTPSHPFFRIMSEFVGADVIEVPCKEGDFSLDMGAIEDSIDERTKALLINVPNNPTGKIYDGMQLKKLQNMAVNQDFLVISDEIYDYIVFEKKHESIAKYGKDNIITLSGFSKAYSMTGWRIGYMHSTQDIINNILPIHNSLVVSAPDFIQVAALKAVNDETSMNFVKATTEEYRKRRDFVVKRLNEIGLPSNLPEGAYYAFSDVSSYKIDSLGFAKFLLKVAKVLCVPGISFGKDWDGYVRFSFADVPQSDLSEAMDRIEKVIKRM